In Strigops habroptila isolate Jane chromosome 2, bStrHab1.2.pri, whole genome shotgun sequence, one genomic interval encodes:
- the TMEM126A gene encoding transmembrane protein 126A, translating to MTGREFLELDTPQHRIYLERFQRMELIQKIFNELPKADQNLCNHGSYFLAANASLCGLAGNNFFRNILHIRKAAILSAVPMAVLPFVSTVAVYEVFVREPLFSGDLNCEVCAVVRGGLVGAVVGGFYPVLLAIPLNGSLAARYSSSPLPGKENLLRFWLGIAQPVFRKMSLGVLVQVLTGLFLATKQHGIYIKVLQQMSSNRDPEELQG from the exons ATGACAGGAAGAGAGTTTCTTGAACTAGATACTCCACAGCATAGAATATATTTGGAAAGATTTCAGCGGATGGAACTCATACAAAAGATATTCAATGAGCTTCCTAAAGCAGATCA GAACCTTTGTAATCATGGATCATACTTCCTTGCAGCAAACGCAAGCTTATGTGGCTTGGCAGGAAATAACTTCTTCAGGAACATCCTACATATCCGAAAAGCTGCCATTTTATCTGCTGTGCCAATGGCCGTGCTTCCATTTGTTTCAACAGTAGCAGTTTATGAAGTTTTTGTGCGCGAGCCTTTATTTTCAG GTGACCTGAACTGCGAGGTCTGTGCTGTGGTCAGAGGAGGACTGGTCGGGGCTGTTGTGGGTGGTTTCTACCCTGTTTTGCTGGCTATCCCCTTGAACGGAAGCCTCGCAGCCAG GTATTCTTCATCGCCCTtgccagggaaagaaaatctaTTACGCTTCTGGCTCGGCattgctcagcctgtcttcagaaaGATGAGCTTGGGTGTACTTGTACAGGTTCTAACTGGATTGTTTCTTGCCACTAAACAACATGGAATATACATCAAAGTACTGCAGCAGATGAGTTCTAACAGGGATCCTGAAGAGTTACAAGGATGA
- the CREBZF gene encoding CREB/ATF bZIP transcription factor isoform X1 produces MRHSLTQLLAASSGGASPSGAVWPLSGAGQAPRGRDGGGEGDPGPARPKQQQPPRREEKEPEAPGGPLEVWEQEDWFPGLELGDLLEAARPDWDLDAELSGCFCGEPEPLPPPGPGQRPAAVGRRNGGAGSRLKAAAAARLNRLKKKQYVLGLESRLQGLAAENRQLRDRNRGLSRRLRELERESSYLRAVLANQSALGQLLSRLAGIRAGGLQLSTSLFRDTGSPRRHHHHLQPAGESSDHDYALPSSRPASLEEAAVVTETEEEWASPGGICLHVDRDQVSVEFCSICARRAAASFKIFSFRCLPCQAPLCRG; encoded by the exons ATGCGCCACAGCCTCACCCAGCTGCTGGCGGCCTCCTCCGGCGGAGCGAGCCCCTCGGGCGCCGTCTGGCCGCTATCCGGCGCGGGGCAGGCCCCGAGAGGGCGGGATGGCGGCGGGGAAGGGGACCCGGGCCCCGCGCGGCCCAAACAACAGCAGCCGCCGCGGCGGGAGGAGAAGGAGCCGGAGGCGCCCGGCGGCCCGCTGGAGGTGTGGGAGCAAGAGGACTGGTTCCCGGGTTTGGAGCTGGGAGACCTACTGGAGGCGGCCCGGCCGGACTGGGACCTGGACGCGGAGCTGAGCGGCTGCTTCTGTGGGGAACCGGAGCCGCTGCCCCCGCCGGGCCCGGGTCAGCGGCCGGCGGCGGTCGGGCGGAGGAATGGCGGGGCTGGGAGCCGGCTgaaggcggcggcggcggcgcggctgAACCGGCTGAAGAAGAAGCAGTACgtgctggggctggagagcCGCCTCCAGGGCCTGGCTGCTGAGAACCGGCAGCTGCGGGACCGCAACCGCGGCCTGAGCCGCCGCCTGCGAGAGCTGGAGCGGGAGAGCAGCTACCTGCGGGCCGTGCTGGCTAACCAGAGCGCCCTGGGGCAGCTCCTGAGCCGCTTAGCCGGGATCCGCGCCGGcgggctgcagctcagcaccagcctctTCAGGGACACGGGCAGCCCGCGCCGCCATCATCACCACCTCCAGCCTGCCGGCGAGAGCAGCGACCACGACTACgccctgcccagctccaggcCTGCCAGCCTGGAGGAGGCGGCGGTGGTGACGGAGACGGAGGAGGAGTGGGCATCCCCCGGCGGGATCTGCCTCCACGTGGACCGGGATCAGGTGTCGGTGGAGTTCTGCTCCATCTGTGCTCGGCGGGCAGCGGCCTCCTTCAAAAT TTTCTCTTTTAGGTGCTTGCCCTGCCAGGCTCCGTTGTGTAGGGGTTAA
- the CREBZF gene encoding CREB/ATF bZIP transcription factor isoform X2, which produces MRHSLTQLLAASSGGASPSGAVWPLSGAGQAPRGRDGGGEGDPGPARPKQQQPPRREEKEPEAPGGPLEVWEQEDWFPGLELGDLLEAARPDWDLDAELSGCFCGEPEPLPPPGPGQRPAAVGRRNGGAGSRLKAAAAARLNRLKKKQYVLGLESRLQGLAAENRQLRDRNRGLSRRLRELERESSYLRAVLANQSALGQLLSRLAGIRAGGLQLSTSLFRDTGSPRRHHHHLQPAGESSDHDYALPSSRPASLEEAAVVTETEEEWASPGGICLHVDRDQVSVEFCSICARRAAASFKM; this is translated from the coding sequence ATGCGCCACAGCCTCACCCAGCTGCTGGCGGCCTCCTCCGGCGGAGCGAGCCCCTCGGGCGCCGTCTGGCCGCTATCCGGCGCGGGGCAGGCCCCGAGAGGGCGGGATGGCGGCGGGGAAGGGGACCCGGGCCCCGCGCGGCCCAAACAACAGCAGCCGCCGCGGCGGGAGGAGAAGGAGCCGGAGGCGCCCGGCGGCCCGCTGGAGGTGTGGGAGCAAGAGGACTGGTTCCCGGGTTTGGAGCTGGGAGACCTACTGGAGGCGGCCCGGCCGGACTGGGACCTGGACGCGGAGCTGAGCGGCTGCTTCTGTGGGGAACCGGAGCCGCTGCCCCCGCCGGGCCCGGGTCAGCGGCCGGCGGCGGTCGGGCGGAGGAATGGCGGGGCTGGGAGCCGGCTgaaggcggcggcggcggcgcggctgAACCGGCTGAAGAAGAAGCAGTACgtgctggggctggagagcCGCCTCCAGGGCCTGGCTGCTGAGAACCGGCAGCTGCGGGACCGCAACCGCGGCCTGAGCCGCCGCCTGCGAGAGCTGGAGCGGGAGAGCAGCTACCTGCGGGCCGTGCTGGCTAACCAGAGCGCCCTGGGGCAGCTCCTGAGCCGCTTAGCCGGGATCCGCGCCGGcgggctgcagctcagcaccagcctctTCAGGGACACGGGCAGCCCGCGCCGCCATCATCACCACCTCCAGCCTGCCGGCGAGAGCAGCGACCACGACTACgccctgcccagctccaggcCTGCCAGCCTGGAGGAGGCGGCGGTGGTGACGGAGACGGAGGAGGAGTGGGCATCCCCCGGCGGGATCTGCCTCCACGTGGACCGGGATCAGGTGTCGGTGGAGTTCTGCTCCATCTGTGCTCGGCGGGCAGCGGCCTCCTTCAAAATGTAG
- the CCDC89 gene encoding coiled-coil domain-containing protein 89: MAQNGKEAAMANSTSDSKMRKVIEDLTKGLKELCRSPEDEKSEKALLHSHLEQQHHLICMLKNKAEDAYKRCKGLEQQNVELEKLRTEDAVKMKAQTQQIQCLEWRFKDLADNHEKMIQFKDEHRERNMQLQEENKRLRQENEVLFGQAMKEKEAEVLQLATQARKLSEQLDSLQEKCAYETCRAQEREEELLEAQSQQASAYAWEVDSLKNQLQCLQKQHQQTLAKIEHVENQQKAQDSELRVRLQRANEEKKQLLNLAMERGKALQDKQQEIQQLWKKLETAEKAKQKAGKRVVKEAAAADSELKVQELQRELESSKQAYDELALQFDAYRKHSEDLLTKEKALNVKLRHFVV; the protein is encoded by the coding sequence ATGGCTCAGAATGGAAAAGAAGCAGCGATGGCCAACTCCACCAGTGATTCAAAGATGAGAAAAGTCATTGAAGATCTGACAAAAGGCCTGAAAGAACTCTGTAGGAGCCCCGAAGATGAGAAGAGCGAGAAGGCGTTGCTACATTCACACCTAGAACAACAGCATCACCTTATCTGTATGTtgaagaacaaagcagaggATGCATACAAACGCTGCAAAGGCCTGGAGCAACAAAACGTGGAGCTGGAGAAACTGAGGACAGAGGACGCTGTGAAGATGAAAGCCCAGACCCAGCAGATCCAGTGTTTGGAGTGGCGCTTCAAGGATCTGGCTGACAACCATGAAAAAATGATCCAGTTCAAGGACGAACACCGGGAACGGAacatgcagctgcaggaggagaacaAGCGCCTGCGGCAGGAGAATGAAGTGCTCTTCGGCCAGGCTatgaaggagaaggaagctgaAGTGCTCCAGCTTGCTACCCAGGCCAGGAAGCTCTCGGAGCAGTTAGACTCCTTACAGGAGAAGTGTGCTTACGAGACCTGCAGAGCGCAGGAGCgggaagaggagctgctggaagctCAGAGCCAGCAAGCCAGCGCCTATGCCTGGGAGGTTGATTCCTTGAAGAACCAGCTGCAGTGCCTACAGAAGCAGCACCAACAAACCCTGGCGAAGATAGAGCACGtggaaaaccagcagaaagCCCAGGACAGCGAGCTGCGGGTCAGGCTGCAGAGAGCCAAcgaggagaaaaagcagctacTGAACCTGGCCATGGAGAGGGGCAAAGCTCTGCAGGACAAGCAACAGGAAATTCAGCAGCTGTGGAAGAAGCTGGAGACGGCAGAAAAAGccaagcagaaagcaggaaagcgCGTGGtgaaagaggcagcagcagcggaCAGCGAGCTGAAGGTGCAGGAGCTCCAGCgagagctggaaagcagcaagcAGGCGTACGATGAACTCGCGCTGCAGTTCGATGCTTACAGGAAGCACAGTGAGGATTTACTGACGAAAGAGAAAGCGCTGAATGTCAAACTCCGCCATTTCGTTGTGTAA